From a single Metopolophium dirhodum isolate CAU chromosome 6, ASM1992520v1, whole genome shotgun sequence genomic region:
- the LOC132947656 gene encoding major centromere autoantigen B-like — protein MTTLKQKRLSLREKIDILDYRKNNGNVGIRALAEKFQVGKTQIADIVSNTEEIYKAWVENGNEERKLTKLRKCEGSVIDKELLVWFSKTREKNLPVSEPTVQEKAKQLAEVHGLNDFKASKI, from the coding sequence ATGACTACGTTAAAACAAAAGCGGTTGTCGCTTCGCgaaaaaattgacattttagaTTACCGTAAAAACAACGGAAACGTAGGAATTCGTGCACTCGCAGAAAAGTTTCAAGTTGGAAAAACACAGATCGCAGATATTGTTTCTAACACAGAAGAAATTTATAAAGCGTGGGTTGAAAATGGAAATGAAGAACGAAAATTAACGAAACTAAGAAAATGTGAAGGCAGTGTGATTGATAAAGAACTTTTGGTCTGGTTTAGCAAAACTCGAGAAAAAAATTTACCAGTTTCCGAACCAACAGTACAAGAAAAGGCTAAACAACTTGCTGAAGTTCACGGATTAAACGACTTTAAAGcttcaaaaatctaa